One Castanea sativa cultivar Marrone di Chiusa Pesio chromosome 4, ASM4071231v1 DNA window includes the following coding sequences:
- the LOC142631803 gene encoding aspartic proteinase Asp1-like: MKVGMLGLLRVVVLVMVLRVSSSSSSSASYFGQKNRRSSILPVPGPVQATTSSLMLNRVGSSLVFPLHGNVYPIGFYNVTLNIGQPSKPYFLDPDTGSDLTWLQCDAPCVQCTETPHPLYKPSNSLVPCKDPLCKSLHPPEHRCETPEQCDYDIQYADGGSSMGVLVKDAFSFNFTNGEQLKPPLALGCGYDQIPGPFPHPFDGVLGLGKGKSSIVSQLSMQGLVQNVIGHCISVRGGGYLFFGDDLYDSSRVLWTSMSRDHPEHYSPGFAELIFGGKTTGIKNLLTVFDSGSSYTYLNSPAYQALVSLVKKELTGRSLREALDDKTLPLCWKGRRPFKSLNDVRKYFKPIALSFANGGKAKTQFELPPEAYLIISRMGNVCLGIIDGKDTGPLNIIGDISMQDKMVIYNNEKQLIGWAPANCDRLPKSKTTSIW; this comes from the exons ATGAAGGTGGGAATGTTGGGGCTACTACGTGTGGTGGTGTTGGTGATGGTTTTACGTGTGTCGtcctcttcatcatcatcagctTCCTATTTTGGGCAAAAGAATAGAAGGAGCTCTATACTACCAGTACCAGGACCGGTACAAGCAACGACATCGTCACTGATGCTCAACCGAGTTGGGTCCTCCCTTGTGTTTCCTCTTCATGGGAACGTGTATCCTATTGG GTTCTATAACGTTACCCTTAACATAGGCCAGCCTTCAAAGCCATACTTTCTTGATCCTGACACCGGTAGTGACCTCACATGGCTCCAGTGTGATGCTCCCTGTGTCCAATGCACCGAG ACACCTCATCCACTTTACAAGCCCAGCAACAGCCTGGTACCCTGTAAGGACCCTCTTTGTAAATCCTTGCACCCACCCGAACACAGATGTGAAACACCAGAGCAATGTGACTATGACATTCAGTATGCAGATGGCGGTTCATCCATGGGTGTCCTTGTCAAGGATGCTTTTTCCTTCAACTTTACAAATGGAGAACAATTGAAACCTCCTCTAGCCCTTGG CTGTGGATATGATCAAATTCCTGGTCCCTTTCCTCATCCCTTTGACGGAGTACTTGGCCTTGGCAAGGGAAAGTCCAGCATTGTATCACAGCTTAGTATGCAGGGTTTGGTGCAAAATGTCATTGGTCACTGTATAAGTGTCCGAGGTGGAGGCTATCTCTTCTTTGGGGATGACCTTTATGATTCTTCACGTGTGCTGTGGACATCAATGTCTCGCGATCATCC TGAACATTACTCACCTGGGTTTGCGGAACTCATATTTGGAGGGAAGACTACTGGAATTAAAAACTTACTCACAGTGTTTGACAGTGGGAGCTCCTACACCTACCTAAATTCTCCGGCTTATCAAGCTTTAGTTTCTTTG GTGAAGAAAGAGTTAACTGGAAGGTCCTTAAGAGAAGCATTGGATGACAAGACTCTCCCACTCTGTTGGAAAGGTCGGAGACCATTCAAAAGCCTAAACGATGTTAGGAAATACTTCAAGCCCATAGCATTGAGCTTCGCCAATGGTGGGAAAGCTAAAACTCAGTTTGAACTGCCCCCTGAAGCTTATTTAATTATCTCG CGCATGGGAAATGTTTGCTTGGGAATTATAGATGGAAAAGACACAGGGCCTTTGAACATCATTGGAG aCATATCGATGCAAGATAAGATGGTGATCTACAACAATGAAAAGCAGTTGATTGGATGGGCGCCTGCAAATTGCGATCGGCTTCCAAAGTCTAAAACTACTAGCATTTGGTGA
- the LOC142632528 gene encoding uncharacterized protein LOC142632528, with translation MRPFYQLSKKWKGFYWNEDCEKAFQDLKEYLVQAPMLIATEPGEDLFMYLSVSKHAISALLLRNQGVQQPVYYVSKTLVDAEIRYLPLEKLVLALVHATRKLSQYFQAHTIYVLTKYPLQSLLKRSDFTGEIAKWGTRLGSFDIRYRLRSSVKGQVLADFVAEFSPRKQTKVVCHVEVHPWKVFVNGASNAMGARAGIVIITPKGIRLEHSLRLGFRASNNKAEYEALIARLRVILDLGAQEVKVYSNSQLVVNQVQRCFEAKYPPMMEYLQLSNGQAEATNKAIVNRLKKRLEGTKGKWVEELPNILWAYWTTPRRSTGETPFSLTYEAEAVIPAEVNLCSARAASFFPTKNDKLMAKHLDLLEECRELATIRLAEYQQKLAWRYILDVNRREFSTGDLVLQKVVGNTRGTNADKLAPTWEGPYRITTIAGTEAYYLEDLDERPLPRPWNVHNLKKFYH, from the exons ATGCGTCCGTTTTACCAGCTTTCgaagaagtggaagggattCTATTGGAACGAGGATTGTGAAAAGGCTTTCCAGGACTTGAAGGAATATCTAGTACAAGCACCTATGTTGATAGCCACGGAACCTGGTGAAGACTTATTCATGTATCTCTCGGTGTCCAAACACGCCATAAGTGCCTTGCTCCTTAGGAATCAAGGAGTGCAACAGCCAGTATACTATGTCAGCAAGACTTTGGTGGATGCCGAGATAAGGTACTTGCCTCTAGAGAAGTTGGTATTAGCACTAGTGCATGCCACAAGGAAGTTGTCCCAATATTTTCAAGCCCACACCATTTATGTGCTAACCAAATATCCTCTGCAGTCGTTGCTGAAGAGATCTGATTTTACGGGTGAAATAGCTAAATGGGGGACTAGGCTAGGCTCTTTTGACATTAGGTATAGACTAAGAAGTTCGGTGAAGGGTCAAGTCCTCGCCGATTTTGTTGCAGAGTTCTCCCCGAGGAAGCAGACAAAAGTGGTTTGCCATGTGGAGGTTCACCCATGGAAGGTGTTTGTGAATGGTGCATCCAACGCCATGGGAGCCAGAGCTGGAATTGTCATCATTACCCCGAAAGGTATAAGATTGGAACATTCCCTTAGGTTGGGTTTTAGGGCTTCTAACAACAAAGCCGAGTACGAAGCCCTGATTGCCAGGTTAAGAGTCATACTGGATTTAGGTGCTCAAGAGGTTAAAGTCTACTCGAATTCCCAATTGGTGGTTAATCAGGTACAACGTTGTTTTGAAGCCAAGTATCCTCCAATGATGGAGTACTTACAGCTG AGTAACGGTCAAGCTGAGGCCACTAACAAAGCAATCGTGAACAGGTTAAAGAAGAGATTGGAGGGCACTAAGGGTAAGTGGGTTGAAGAGTTACCCAACATTTTGTGGGCATATTGGACAACTCCCAGAAGGTCCACGGGTGAAACTCCATTTTCTCTTACATACGAGGCGGAAGCAGTCATACCGGCCGAAGTGAATTTATGCAGTGCTCGGGCTGCAAGCTTTTTCCCCACCAAGAACGACAAATTGATGGCTAAGCACCTGGACTTGTTAGAAGAATGCCGAGAATTGGCGACCATACGGCTGGCAGAGTACCAACAGAAGCTTGCTTGGAGGTATATCTTGGATGTGAATAGGAGGGAATTTAGCACAGGAGACCTAGTACTTCAAAAGGTAGTAGGAAATACGCGAGGCACCAATGCTGACAAGTTGGCCCCGacctgggaaggaccctacagaaTTACCACCATTGCCGGCACGGAAGCGTACTATTTGGAAGACTTAGATGAAAGACCACTTCCCCGGCCATGGAACGTTCACAATTTGAAGAAGTTTTACCACTGA